The Bacteroides fragilis NCTC 9343 genome includes the window ACCGGATCAATGAACAGATCCGTGCGAAAGAAGTCCGCATTGTAGGTGATGATGTAGAACCTAAAGTATATCCCATTTTTCAGGCTTTAAAATTGGCTGAAGAAAAAGAACTGGATCTCGTGGAGATTTCTCCCAATGCCCAACCACCTGTTTGTCGTATTATTGACTACTCTAAGTTTCTGTATCAGTTAAAGAAGCGTCAAAAAGAACAAAAGGCTAAGCAGGTAAAAGTAAATGTAAAAGAGATACGTTTTGGTCCGCAAACAGATGACCATGACTATAACTTTAAGTTGAAACATGCCAAAGGATTTTTGGAAGATGGTGACAAGGTGAAAGCTTATGTTTTCTTTAAAGGTCGTTCCATTCTTTTTAAAGAACAGGGTGAGGTGCTTTTGTTACGCTTTGCCAATGATCTGGAAGATTATGCAAAAGTAGACCAGTTGCCGGTGTTGGAAGGCAAACGTATGACCATTCAACTTTCTCCGAAAAAGAAAGAAAGTGCAACGAAAAAGCCTGCAACTCCCAAACCAGCTACTCCGGCTGCAGTAAAAGCTGAAAAACCGGCTGGAGATAATGAAGAGTAAGAAAAATGCGTAACGCGCAGGTATAGTGCGTTGCCATATCATTTAATAATTTAAAAACAATTAAGATGCCAAAGATGAAGACTAACTCCGGTTCTAAAAAAAGGTTTGCCCTTACCGGAACAGGTAAAATCAAAAGAAAGCACGCTTTTCACAGTCACATTTTGACTAAAAAGTCTAAGAAAAGAAAAAGAAACCTGTGCTACTCTACAACTGTTGATACAACAAATGTAAGCCAGGTTAAGGAACTCTTAGCTATGAAGTAATCAAAAGCGTACAAAGTATTATTAAAGTTATTAACCGAATGCTTTAGCTTTAAGTTCGTTACGTGAAGTAACGGCGCTAACATTCAAAAAAGAGAAAACTATGCCAAGATCAGTAAATCATGTTGCTTCAAAAGCAAGAAGAAAGAAAATTTTGAAATTGACCAGAGGTTACTTTGGTGCAAGAAAAAATGTATGGACCGTAGCTAAAAACACTTGGGAAAAGGGTTTGACTTATGCGTTCCGTGACCGTAGAAACAAGAAGAGAAACTTCCGTGCTCTTTGGATACAGCGTATCAACGCTGCTGCACGTCTGGAAGGAATGTCATATTCTAAACTGATGGGTGGTCTGCACAAAGCCGGTATTGAAATTAACCGTAAGGTTTTGGCTGACTTAGCTGTTAACCATCCGGAGGCTTTCAAGGCTGTGGTTGCTAAGGCTAAAGTTGCTTAAGTTTCAACAGTTTTAAGATTTAGAAAATGCCGGGTACAATAATGTATCCGGCATTTTTCGTCTTAAAGACTAAGTTTACATTTCAAAAAATAGTCTAAGAAAGAAACAAAATTTCGCTTTTCCTTGTTTATCTCACAAAAACTATCTATATTTGTTGTAGTAAAATATTAGCCGCATTGATTGGATCGGGAAACTCATCAATTAAACTGAAAACCGAGACAAGCTTCGCTTCTCAATGGCGGGCCACATCCTTCGGGATAACTTTATAGTCGGTGGATTACAAAGAGGACGGGCACTCAAATCATGTCATTCGGAGTTTCATCACATCATCGGTGCGGCTTTTTAAATAAAAGGAAGAGGGCGGTAATCATCTAAAGACTACCGTCCTTTTTTTATGCTGTTTTCTTTAATACATATACATTATAGTTATGATATTCTATTTTTCAGGAACTGGAAATTCTAAATGGATTGCGGAGCAGATCGCTAAGGCACAAAACGAAGTGCTTGTTTTTATGCCGAATGCCATCAGAGACGGAATAGAAGAGTTTGTGTTGGCGGATGATGAAAAAGTAGGTTTTGTTTTCCCTGTTTATTCATGGGGACCTCCGTTGAGCGTATTGCGGTTCTTGGATTGGATTACTTTATCTAATTATCATTCTCAATACGTCTTTTTTGTCTGTTCCTGCGGAGATGATACAGGGCTGACGGAAGAACTCTTTCGCCGGGCATTGTCTCGTAAAGGAATGGAGTGTAATGCCGGTTTTTCAGTGGCTATGCCTAATAATTATGTTTTGCTTCCCGGATTTGATGTGGATAAGAAGGAACTGGAGAAAAAGAAGTTGGATGAAGCAGTTGGCAGGGTAGAAGAGATTAATGATTCGATAACCGGAAAGAAAATAGGTTTTCATTGTAATGAGGGAAGTTTTCCATGGTTTAAAACCAAAGTACTCAATCCGCTCTTTAATCGTTTTATGACCTCGGCAAAACCATTTTACGCCACTGATGATTGTATCGGGTGTAAACGTTGTGAAAGGATATGTCCGGTTGGGAACGTGGTGATGATAGGGTGGAGGCCTGTGTGGGGAATGGATTGTACATCCTGCCTGGCTTGCTATCATGTTTGTCCGAAGCATGCTGTGCAGTACGGAAGGAGGACTAAACGTAAAGGACAGTATTTAAATCCCAATGTGAGTATTTCACATGAGGCGGCCGCCCAATAGTAATAAGCGTATTGATAAGTGAAAAAACCTTTGTATGATCTGTTTAGAGAAAATACAAAGGTTTCTTTGGATAGTTAATCTTTTATTGTAATCCGGCAATTGGATAAATCTTCGATGATGGCAAGAGACTCTACTCTTACTCCTCTTTCTTCAAGTGTTTTACGCCCATTTTGAAATGCTTTTTCAATGATGAATCCCATTCCAACCAGATTTGCACCGGACTGTTTGATCAAATCAATGACACCTAAAGCGGCGTTTCCATAAGCTAAAAAATCATCGACGAATAATACGTTGTCTTTCGGAGTGAGGAAGTCGGAACTGATGACTACTTCATAATCACGGTCTTTGGTGAAAGAGTGTACTGTGGTACTTAGCGCATTCTGAATTGTTCTGGGCGATTTTTTTTTGGCAAAAACGACTGGCAAGTCCATTAAATATCCCGTCATTATGGCCGGAGCTATTCCGCTGGCTTCAATGGTCATGATCTTATTGACGTTTGTCCCTGCAAAGAGACGTACGAATTCTACGCCAATTGACTTCATTAGCACTGGGTCCATCTGGTGGTTGATGAAACTGTCTACTTTGAGAATTCCCCCCTCATAACATTTTCCGTCCTGTAGGATTCTTTTTTTTAATAATTGCATGATTTATAATGATAAATTTAATGTGCCTAATATACCAATGTATTTATGAATGGTGTACATTGGTATATTTAGGTTCATTGAATGATTATTTATTGTTTCTCAGATCTTTTACTCTGACAGCTTTGCCTTCGCTCTGAGGTAAAGAGCCTTTTTTTACCAACTTGAGTTTAGGTGTAACAAGTATCTCGTCTTTTAGCTGGCGGGTAATGTCTTTGCGTATCTTTTCCAGTTCGATATAATTGTCGGTAGAAAGATCACTCAGTTCTACTTCTACAATCATCTCGTCTTGATTGTTCACAGTTTCGAGCGTAATGAGATAATTGCTTCCTAGTTCGGGGAATTGTACCAATATCTTTTCTACTTGCATGGGGAATATATTTACTCCCTTGATAATGAACATATCATCACTACGGCCTTTAATACGGTCTATCCGGATATGGGTACGGCCACAAGGACAGTTTCCCGGTAAAATGCGGGTAAGGTCACGTGTGCGATAGCGTATTAGTGGCATCATTTCACGATCAAGAGTAGTGAGTACAAGTTCACCGATTTCTCCTTCGGGTACAGGTTCACCTGTCTCGGGATTAATGATTTCCACATAATAGCAATCTTCCCAAAAATGCATGCCATTCTGCTCGGTACATTCAAATGCAACACCCGGACCATTCATCTCAGTCATGCCAAAGCTATTGTATGCTTTCACGCCAAGCATGCGTTCGATCTTTTTCCGCTGTTCGTCTGTATGCGGTTCAGCACCGATTACGAGCGTTTTAAGGGTGGTACTGCGCGGATCGATACCTTCCTCCTGAAAAACTTCGGCCAGGCGGATGGCGTAGCTGGGGATCGCATGCAAAGCTGTTGTCTTAAAGTCGGTGATAAACTTGATCTGACGCTTACTGTTGCCGGCAGCAGCGGGTACGGTCAATGCTCCCAGTCGTTCGGCTCCGTATTGGAATCCCAGTCCGCCGGTAAACATACCATAACCTGAACTGTTTTGAAAAACATCCGTATTACGTATACCTACACAATATAAGCATCGCGCAACCAGATTGGCCCATGAATCTAAGTCATGCTGTGAATGGACAATGACTGTCGGTGTTCCCGTTGTGCCGCTTGAAGAGTGGATGCGTACTCCGTCTTCTTTCATATTTCCTGCAACAAGTCCGAAAGGATAATTTGCCCGCATATCCGCCTTTGTGGTAAAAGGCAATTTACGGATGTCGTCTAGAGACTGGATACTCTCCGGAGTAATGCCATGCTCTTGAAATACTTTCTTATAATAAGGGGCATTGGCTGCTATATTTATTGTTTTTTTAAGCCGTTGGAGTTGTAATTCCTGTAGCTTCTTGCGACTCATGGTCTCTATCTCTTCTTCCCAATATTTTGTATTCATGGCTTCTGATATTTATTTAGATAGGGGGGATAATATATCAAGGTGATAATGCGACGATTGTTTCAATCACATTATCACCTTTTCCCATATTCAATTATCTCTGGTTATTTCATCGTTTTTTCTGCGATCTCTTTTCCGGCGGCCAAAGCTTTTAAATTCAATTCGACTATTGCATCGCCTTTCCGCTGGAATATTTCACGGATACTATCTTGTATCTTTTCATAATCAATGCCTAAAAACGGGATAGTGGCACCTAATAGAACGATGTTGGCAACTCGTGTAGACCCTAATTCTTTAGCTACTTTATCTACGTTCAATACGACTTTGTGTGGCAGTTTATTAATTTCTGCCATAACATCTGATTCAGCCGGATAATTGGGGATATTAACGAACGGAGTTTCATTCGTGACCAACCAACCCTCATGACCGAGGTAGGGCAGATATCTGAGTCCTTCCATGGGTTCGAGTGAAATGATTAAATCGCATTTACCCGAAGGAATCAAGTCGGAAGCAATGGGCTGATCGCTTATTCGGAGATTTGACTGTACATCTCCACCTCTCTGGCTCATGCCGTGTACTTCTGCCTGTTTCATATACAGACCATCTTTAAGAGCGGCCTTTCCGATTACTGTGGCGATAGACAGGATGCCTTGTCCGCCTACACCTGATAATATGATATCTTTTTTCATGGCTTACTTACTTCTTTTTTTACGTGCTAATGTTTGTATACACTCTCTGCGCGGGATGATAACGGATACTCCTTTATAATTAATTTCTTCGCGTATGATTTGCTTCATCTCTTCATAGTTCTTTTTCAATGGAACTACTACGCGAATGTGAGCCGGATCTACACCTAATCCGGCGCAAATGGCTTCAAGGCGACCTGTGCCGGCAGAATCTTGTCCACCGGTCATTGCTGTTGTTTCGTTGTCCGAAATGACGATGGTAACATTGGCATTTTCGTTGACACAGTCCAATAGTCCGGTCATGCCCGAATGAGTAAAAGTTGAGTCTCCGATTACGGCAACAGCAGGATGGAGTCCTCCATCGGAGGCACCCTTGGCCATGGTAATAGAGGCTCCCATGTCCACACATGAATTGATTGCGTTGAATGGGGCGTTTGCTCCTAAAGTGTAGCAACCGATATCGCTGAAAACTTTGTGAGTGGGGTATTCTTCTTTTAGCACTTGAGTCAGTGTAATATACATGTCTCGGTGGCCGCACCCTTCACACAATGCCGGCGGACGCATTTCTACAATATTCGGAACATTGAATTCCGAGCTGTTCTCTTTGCCGAGCGCACGTGCAACCGTGTCCGGATTCAATTCACCGTCTTGTGATAATGTACCGTCAAGACGGCCTTTTACTTTTAATCCGATACCCAGATATCCTTTCAATTGTTTTTCAACAAATGGTTGTCCGTCTTCTAAAACAAGGATTTCGTCGCAAGCGTCGATTAATTGCATCAATTGTTTCTTGGGAAGCGGATATTGTCCAACTTTTAATACCGGATATTCGCAACCTTCCGGATAATTCTCCATTAGATAGTTGTAACCGATTCCACAAGCTACAATACCAGTTTTCTTATTGGGGCCATCGATATATCTGTTATATGGTGACTCTTCTGATGCTTTGATGAATTCTTCCTGGCGTGTGAGTAGTACTTTATAACGTTTGCGTGCGTTGCCCGGGAGCAGGATAAATTGGCGCGGGTCTTCGCTGAACGAAATTTCGTTTTGTGGCTTTTGTGCTTTGTTTTCTACACCTGAACGAGAGTGAGCCAGACGTGTCACCATACGCATTAGTATCGGTTCACCTATCTTTTCAGAAAACTCAAAACCGTTGTACACCATGTCATAAGCTTCCTGCTGGTTGCTCGGTTCGTACATCGGGATCAAAGAGAAATCGCCATAAAAACGGCTATCCTGTTCGTTTTGCGATGAATGCATGCTGGGGTCATCTGCTGCTACTACAATTAGTCCGCCTTTTACACCTGTGATGGCCGAATTGATAAAACAGTCGGCAGCTACGTTCATTCCTACATGTTTCATGCAGACTAATGCACGTTTGCCAACAAAAGACATACCTAAGGCAGCTTCCATTGCCGTCTTTTCGTTGGCACACCAACGGTTGTGTATGTTACGCTCGCTCGTAATAGGAGCCATTTGAATATATTCGGTAATTTCAGTAGATGGAGTGCCGGGATAAGCGTAAACGCCTGAAAGTCCGGCATCCAATGCTGCTTGCGCAATGGCTTCGTCGCCAAGTAAGAGTTGTTTGCTCATATCTTATTTTCTTTTGGTGTTAATCACGTATTTTGTTATAATATCGGGCAAAGATACATTTTTAAGATCATTTTATCACGGGATTACTTAAAAATCTTTCTTTCATTCAGCGCTTTCCAGTATTTTCTTGCATTAACCATATGATCTGCATAGTTGGAGGCAAAATTATGCGTACCGGAGAAATCTTCTTTTGCGCACATATAGATATAGTTATGCTTTACATAATTCAAGACACTGTCCAGCCCTTTGGGTGATGGTATCCGGATAGGGCCCGGAGGCAGTCCCGCATTCAGGTAAGTGTTATAGGGAGACTGTACGTCTAAGTGTTGATTGGTGATTCTGCGTAACCCGAAATCTTGTAGTGCGAATTTGATAGTCGGGTCGGCTTGCAGGGGCATGCCGGCATGTAATCGGTTGATGTACAATCCTGCAACCATAGGCTTTTCTGCATTGTTGTTGGTTTCTTCTTCTACGATGGAGGCCAGCGTGCAAACTTCTTCAGGAGTCATCCCTATTGCTTGGGCCTTTGAGAGTCGGTCTTTGTTCCAAAATTTATCATGCTCTTTCTTCATTCGGGCTAAAAAGTCTGCTGCACTGACATCCCAATATACCTGATATGTTTCGGGAATAAATAAGCAGGGGATGGTGGCTTCTGTGTATCCCATTTTTTCCAGAAAAATAGAGTCGTATAGTGCCATGGCAATTTCAGCGGAATCTATCATTAACTGTTTCCCTACGCTGCGGACTAATCTGTCAAGTGTTCGGACACTTCCAATTGTCAGGTTGACAGGAGTTTGATAGCCTCTTGATAATCTACTGTATAATTGATAAGTGTTATCTCCGGGTTTGATGGCGTAACGTCCGGTATGGATATTTTTACTATATTCACGGAAATGGGACATCCATTTGAAGCCATTAAAGCTATGAGGGTTTCCTTGCTTTCTTATTTTATTGAAGATGGAGTCTGTAGTATCATCGCGGTCTATATAGATATAAGTTGTCTTACTTGGATGAAACTGGGGGTAAAATAGGTAGTAATAGACTGTTCCTGTACCGGCGATACAAATGAAGAAAAAAGTAGCCAGTATGCTGAGAAATATTTTCTTTCTTTTCTTATTCATATAGAATATCTAATGGTTATAAAATCGTGCCAAAGTTAAGAAGATTTCAATGATGATTGCTCTTGGATAATAAATGTTTTCTATCTGTTTAGTTATTATTTGCTTTTGGGGACTGTTGGTTTTTTCAATTCTTATCTTTCAATTGATGTGTTTGGGTTTAGATGCTCCATAAGGTGGTATCTATCCGACTTTCTATTTCATTTTCTAAAGAATCGGGGAGTGAAGAAAAGAAATCCAGTCCGGTGAGTTGTTCAATGCTGTCAATAGAGACGGCATAATTTCGTAAAGGTGCTATTGCGCGTTCATTCTTAAAAATAAATCCGATAGCTTTGGGAGTGGAGCCGTGAAGAGAGAGAATGACCTTAAAGAACTTTGATGGAACAGTCACCCGGCTTTTGCCGATTACCGGAGATTTTTTATTCGTGACCGGGCCGCAAATAATAAGGATTGCGCTATCGGCTACAGCCCATTCGCGGACCTTGTCCTCCAGTGTTTTCCATTTCCGACGGTTAAGTTCGGGATGTTGCGGACATACATTGCTGAAATAAAAGGATTCTTTCATGGCTTCATTACTCCATTTCATGTCGGCAGCAGGTGCCATATGACCTTTGTCAAATCCGGAACGGGAATAATCAGAATTGTTTGCCATACCTCCTTTCACGACAGGATCGGCGATGAATCGTTCGTTTCTTTTTATATTCCCTTGTGTCTTTTGCTTGGTGAGTTCGTAAGCTACCCAATTGGGGATCTTTTTATCCTTATTATAAGACACAGTATAACCTTTGTGATGAATTATCTGCTCTGTTAATGGGAATTGGGAAACCGGAACCTTCAGATTTTCATCGTGAGAATAATTGGGACGTGCAACATTCGGTCTTGATACTTTGGTTGCCTGAAAGAATACAGCTTGAATTTCCGGTGTGCAGAGATAGACTCCGTAGATTAATGGTAAAATCGCAAATAGAGCTATTATCCAAAAGCTCTTAAACGAATTGTGGTGTTGCTTTTTAGATGGTCTTTTTCGCTTATTTTTCATGATATTGAAAATTTAAAGCCGGGCGTTTCGAATAATATATTGAGCGAGTCATTGTTGACACTCTCAGAATAACTATTGGGGGTGATTTTTGTCGCATCAAAATTAATCAATCGATCAAGAAGTAGCAAATTAAACAGGTAGAATTATGAAAGCGGCCATTGATTACAAAAAAGCAAATAGTGCACTAATCGGCGTTGACACATTCGAGGGTATATTGGGTTATATTGTAGCGACAGTTATTTCAAATAAGAATATTCAAGCTCATGAAAGGAGCGGGAAGATATATGAATGAATTTGATTATATGGAAGTATAGCATAAAACGAGGAACTAATAGAATATAGTTATCTGCCTGCAAATGATACCGCCTTTGTAAAACTTTTACGCAGACGGTTTATGCATTAGCGGATATTATGACTCTGTTTGAACTTTTTTTGAATAAACTTTTATATAGATTTTATCGATCTGTTTTGAGTTCCTTTTCGATTTATTCCCTCGTTTTTATTCGTCACATAACCCGCTATGCAGCTCACAAAACGGGAAAATATCTTCGAAAACAAATCTCAAAACAGCTTCGAGCGAAATTTAAACAGACCTCAAAGAGCAACGATTTTTTCAGCGAATGGCTTCCAGGCTTTGTTCTGCTTGTATGTTTCGACAAGGTTTTGGGGAACTCTTATCTTTTGAATTCCTGGCGGTACGGGGTAATAGTCGGCAGTAACCATCGTAGGCGACATTAATGAAATTTCGTCCAGCGAAACAGCATTTCCGAAAGCATTGAAGTCTAATGCCTTCACACTTGCGGGTAAAATAAGAGTTTTTACTTGACACTTGTTCAGAGCACTTATTCCTATTTTAACTATGCTTGCGGGAATTTTAAGAACAGTGAGTTTAGGAGAATGGTTAAAACATTCGCTCACTATTGCTGCCGTCCTGTCAACAGGCGAAGGTGTTGTCCGGGTTCCGTAAGTTTCGATGGTAGTAAGTTCGGGACAGCTGTAGAAAGAGCGGTCAATGTGGTAAATAGTATTCGGAAGGGTTACTTTCTGAATGGAACTGCCGGAAAAGGCCTCCAGGTCAATCACTTCACTTCCTTCGGGCAGAGTCAATTCTTTCAAGTTCTTTGTCTCTATGAAAGCCGATGCACCTACAATCTTAAAAGTGGAAGGCAAAGATATAGAAGATATACCGGATTTCCCGAAAGCTCCGTTCTGTAGTTCTTTGACGGAAGTATGGCTTATGTCGATAACATTCAGATCAGTACACCCGTAAAATGCCTCCTTTCCAACAATTTCCAAAGAAGCAGGCAGTGCTATTTTTTTTATTCCGGAAAATAAAAAGGCCTCTTCCGGCAATTCCTTAATCGATGTGTGGCTTAAATCGACGATTTTCAGATTTCTGCAATAAGCAAATGCTGCCTGCTCAATCGTACTCAAAGAGGCAGGGCACAGAAGTTCACTCGCTTTGATATTCTTATTTTCAAAGGCCTTTGATCCTATTGTGCGAATACCATCCGGGAAGGTTATTGATGTAAAGTCGGAATCAATGACACTTACAACTTTATCTCCGTCTACTTTTACAGGTAATATTTGCACATCAAAAGATACTTGTTTACCATCCAATTCAAGTGTCACTATTTGAAGTTGTGCCGGTACGGAAGAATTGAAACCTTGTACCCAATCAGCAGATGGAGCTGAATTTTCTTTTATCGTACCATCGGCATAGTTTATTTCAAGTACCATATTACTGAGGGAGAGAGGCTCTCCCAATGTATATACGGTTTTTGAAGGTAAAGTCTTAATTGAAATCGCTTGAATATCATTAATCAGCACTTGTATTTTAAAAGTAACGGTAAAACTGCCTTTGTGTACCTCTAAAATCTGATCGTTTTCGGGTACCGTACTGTTGAATCCAGTGACTTCGTCTTTTTTTACAGGAACTATTTCAGACGTTTCGTTTGAATAAAATACTTTCAATGTCATATCGGATACATCCAATTCTTCTCCTATGAAATATATTCTTTTTCCAGGTAGTTTATCAATCTCGATTTTTACTATTGTATTAGGAATTAATTCGTTTGGAGAGTCTTTGGAACATGCACCCAAGAAAGTCATTGACAGAAGGAAAACATAAATAAAGTAAAACTGCTTTTGCTTCATCTTTTTCTATTTTTTTTTATGCGGACATAATTATCCTTAAACTAAAGAACAAGAACAAGGGGGGAAATGTTCTTGATGCCATTGAGCACAAAATGTTTTTATGTAATAGTAATATTGGTAATGTTTTGGTTACCAGTGAACTTTTCGATTGATGCTTTTCAGGAATCTTTGGAAAATCGTTTGCTGACGATAGGCTTTTACTGTGTGTTACGTCGTTATTGATTCTTTTTCTGGCACTTTCTACGCTCAGATCTATTTTCTTTCTGTCAGATGTCGGAAGTGTTGTATGAGCAAATGGCTGTATCTCACATCAGAGTAGTCCGTTTTTGATAGCTTCGTTTATTCCTGCTTTAATAGGATATAGGCGGATCCGATACCCTGCATCGCTATAGCCGTTTGCTTTCATCTATTTGTCAAAATGCTCTATAGTAATAGGATTCATTATAGTCATTGATAAATTGCCTTCGGCTGTTTCGAATACTTTTAATGTACCTTTGTTCATTTGGGCATAACTTTTCCATTCTTCTACTGGAAGTTACTCTATACGATTGCATATAAAGTTATTAAAAATGAATACATAGGATGGATGTTTTTTTGTTGAGATACACAACAAGATAGGAAAATATTTCCTGCTGTTGGTTTTGCCTTTAGAATAGTAAAGGATAATATTGCCATAAGCTATACTTTTGTGACACCCCATCAGACGCTTCCAATGATTTAGATGTGTTCGGTTTCACTTTTTTATAGCTTTGTAAACTGCCCTATATATGATGACCCTTTTATATGTCTTATAAAAGAGCCGCTAGCCAGACTTGAACTGGCGACCTACGCGTTACGAATGCGTTGCTCTACCGACTGAGCTATAGCGGCGTGACACTTTACCGTTTACGGCGTGCAAAATTACAGCTTTATTTTTAAAAACAAAATGAATCTATACTTTTTTCGTGATAATTTCTCTGAAATGTTTATAAAATAAAAAGGTTAGGGATTAAATTAGAAAATAGTTGTAGATTCAAATATTTAAACTCATATTTGCATATTTACTGATAAATCTACTTTTATATTACTATGAATATACGATTTTATTATAAGT containing:
- the infC gene encoding translation initiation factor IF-3, translating into MKNDSMKSQYRINEQIRAKEVRIVGDDVEPKVYPIFQALKLAEEKELDLVEISPNAQPPVCRIIDYSKFLYQLKKRQKEQKAKQVKVNVKEIRFGPQTDDHDYNFKLKHAKGFLEDGDKVKAYVFFKGRSILFKEQGEVLLLRFANDLEDYAKVDQLPVLEGKRMTIQLSPKKKESATKKPATPKPATPAAVKAEKPAGDNEE
- the rpmI gene encoding 50S ribosomal protein L35 — encoded protein: MPKMKTNSGSKKRFALTGTGKIKRKHAFHSHILTKKSKKRKRNLCYSTTVDTTNVSQVKELLAMK
- the rplT gene encoding 50S ribosomal protein L20, whose protein sequence is MPRSVNHVASKARRKKILKLTRGYFGARKNVWTVAKNTWEKGLTYAFRDRRNKKRNFRALWIQRINAAARLEGMSYSKLMGGLHKAGIEINRKVLADLAVNHPEAFKAVVAKAKVA
- a CDS encoding EFR1 family ferrodoxin (N-terminal region resembles flavodoxins. C-terminal ferrodoxin region binds two 4Fe-4S clusters.), translating into MIFYFSGTGNSKWIAEQIAKAQNEVLVFMPNAIRDGIEEFVLADDEKVGFVFPVYSWGPPLSVLRFLDWITLSNYHSQYVFFVCSCGDDTGLTEELFRRALSRKGMECNAGFSVAMPNNYVLLPGFDVDKKELEKKKLDEAVGRVEEINDSITGKKIGFHCNEGSFPWFKTKVLNPLFNRFMTSAKPFYATDDCIGCKRCERICPVGNVVMIGWRPVWGMDCTSCLACYHVCPKHAVQYGRRTKRKGQYLNPNVSISHEAAAQ
- the xpt gene encoding xanthine phosphoribosyltransferase, yielding MQLLKKRILQDGKCYEGGILKVDSFINHQMDPVLMKSIGVEFVRLFAGTNVNKIMTIEASGIAPAIMTGYLMDLPVVFAKKKSPRTIQNALSTTVHSFTKDRDYEVVISSDFLTPKDNVLFVDDFLAYGNAALGVIDLIKQSGANLVGMGFIIEKAFQNGRKTLEERGVRVESLAIIEDLSNCRITIKD
- a CDS encoding phenylacetate--CoA ligase; translation: MNTKYWEEEIETMSRKKLQELQLQRLKKTINIAANAPYYKKVFQEHGITPESIQSLDDIRKLPFTTKADMRANYPFGLVAGNMKEDGVRIHSSSGTTGTPTVIVHSQHDLDSWANLVARCLYCVGIRNTDVFQNSSGYGMFTGGLGFQYGAERLGALTVPAAAGNSKRQIKFITDFKTTALHAIPSYAIRLAEVFQEEGIDPRSTTLKTLVIGAEPHTDEQRKKIERMLGVKAYNSFGMTEMNGPGVAFECTEQNGMHFWEDCYYVEIINPETGEPVPEGEIGELVLTTLDREMMPLIRYRTRDLTRILPGNCPCGRTHIRIDRIKGRSDDMFIIKGVNIFPMQVEKILVQFPELGSNYLITLETVNNQDEMIVEVELSDLSTDNYIELEKIRKDITRQLKDEILVTPKLKLVKKGSLPQSEGKAVRVKDLRNNK
- a CDS encoding indolepyruvate oxidoreductase subunit beta gives rise to the protein MKKDIILSGVGGQGILSIATVIGKAALKDGLYMKQAEVHGMSQRGGDVQSNLRISDQPIASDLIPSGKCDLIISLEPMEGLRYLPYLGHEGWLVTNETPFVNIPNYPAESDVMAEINKLPHKVVLNVDKVAKELGSTRVANIVLLGATIPFLGIDYEKIQDSIREIFQRKGDAIVELNLKALAAGKEIAEKTMK
- a CDS encoding thiamine pyrophosphate-dependent enzyme, with amino-acid sequence MSKQLLLGDEAIAQAALDAGLSGVYAYPGTPSTEITEYIQMAPITSERNIHNRWCANEKTAMEAALGMSFVGKRALVCMKHVGMNVAADCFINSAITGVKGGLIVVAADDPSMHSSQNEQDSRFYGDFSLIPMYEPSNQQEAYDMVYNGFEFSEKIGEPILMRMVTRLAHSRSGVENKAQKPQNEISFSEDPRQFILLPGNARKRYKVLLTRQEEFIKASEESPYNRYIDGPNKKTGIVACGIGYNYLMENYPEGCEYPVLKVGQYPLPKKQLMQLIDACDEILVLEDGQPFVEKQLKGYLGIGLKVKGRLDGTLSQDGELNPDTVARALGKENSSEFNVPNIVEMRPPALCEGCGHRDMYITLTQVLKEEYPTHKVFSDIGCYTLGANAPFNAINSCVDMGASITMAKGASDGGLHPAVAVIGDSTFTHSGMTGLLDCVNENANVTIVISDNETTAMTGGQDSAGTGRLEAICAGLGVDPAHIRVVVPLKKNYEEMKQIIREEINYKGVSVIIPRRECIQTLARKKRSK
- the mltG gene encoding endolytic transglycosylase MltG yields the protein MNKKRKKIFLSILATFFFICIAGTGTVYYYLFYPQFHPSKTTYIYIDRDDTTDSIFNKIRKQGNPHSFNGFKWMSHFREYSKNIHTGRYAIKPGDNTYQLYSRLSRGYQTPVNLTIGSVRTLDRLVRSVGKQLMIDSAEIAMALYDSIFLEKMGYTEATIPCLFIPETYQVYWDVSAADFLARMKKEHDKFWNKDRLSKAQAIGMTPEEVCTLASIVEEETNNNAEKPMVAGLYINRLHAGMPLQADPTIKFALQDFGLRRITNQHLDVQSPYNTYLNAGLPPGPIRIPSPKGLDSVLNYVKHNYIYMCAKEDFSGTHNFASNYADHMVNARKYWKALNERKIFK
- a CDS encoding DNA/RNA non-specific endonuclease, which codes for MKNKRKRPSKKQHHNSFKSFWIIALFAILPLIYGVYLCTPEIQAVFFQATKVSRPNVARPNYSHDENLKVPVSQFPLTEQIIHHKGYTVSYNKDKKIPNWVAYELTKQKTQGNIKRNERFIADPVVKGGMANNSDYSRSGFDKGHMAPAADMKWSNEAMKESFYFSNVCPQHPELNRRKWKTLEDKVREWAVADSAILIICGPVTNKKSPVIGKSRVTVPSKFFKVILSLHGSTPKAIGFIFKNERAIAPLRNYAVSIDSIEQLTGLDFFSSLPDSLENEIESRIDTTLWSI